The following are encoded in a window of Thermofilaceae archaeon genomic DNA:
- a CDS encoding NADH-ubiquinone oxidoreductase-F iron-sulfur binding region domain-containing protein: MTWTLLDRCCERCSHSPEKPCRDYIECRLNGPLCHSDEECRERRRRRLKELKYGEKGAKVKVPMASCTLATGAEGIYNAVRDAIKKLGLEATVTITGCHGLDFIDPWLEFSAVGMPTAIYANVRPGDVPKLVEKYFVKHEVEGAFALWERTGTAKGEEKVPLLNELDFWRKQVRWVSRNCGVVNPESLEEYVASGGYRGLSRALKIGPDAVIDEIQKSGLRGRGGAGFPTGLKWRLTRQQPAKPKYVIANADEGDPGAFMNRLLAESDPFRIVEGLTIAGFAIGAERGFIFVRAEKPLMARRLQKAVEEARKCGLLGENILGSGFSFDIEVILSAGAFVCGEETAMIAAIEGKRAWPRQRPPYPAEKGLWGQPTAVNNVETLAHVATIMAEGVEKFTALGTERSKGTKMFCVTGSVKRVGAYEVPIGTSLRYLVEDLAGGPPDGVRIKAVQIGGPSGGCVPAQLLDLPVDYETLQSAGAIMGSGGVVVIGDDSCMVDVAKFFLTFTSAESCGKCIPCRVGLRVMWGILDKITRGEGTEEDVTTLRQVAETVKSMSLCALGGTAPNPVLTTLRYFMDEYIAHIKDRVCPAKVCLALTRFIIDEVKCIACGQCAANCPANAISKTDGGKYRIDQVKCIRCGVCFTVCPVRAVFKASGSG; the protein is encoded by the coding sequence TTGACGTGGACATTGCTCGATAGGTGCTGCGAAAGGTGCAGCCACAGTCCGGAGAAGCCTTGCCGCGATTACATCGAGTGCCGGCTTAACGGGCCGCTCTGCCACAGTGACGAGGAGTGTAGAGAGCGCAGGCGTAGGAGGCTTAAGGAGCTAAAGTACGGGGAGAAGGGTGCGAAGGTAAAAGTCCCGATGGCTAGCTGCACGCTAGCGACGGGGGCCGAAGGCATCTACAACGCAGTACGGGATGCCATTAAAAAACTCGGTTTGGAGGCAACAGTAACCATAACCGGGTGTCACGGGCTGGACTTCATCGATCCTTGGCTGGAGTTCTCAGCCGTAGGGATGCCGACAGCCATCTACGCAAACGTTAGGCCGGGCGACGTTCCTAAACTTGTCGAAAAATACTTCGTTAAGCATGAGGTTGAAGGAGCGTTCGCGCTGTGGGAGAGGACAGGGACGGCCAAGGGAGAGGAGAAAGTACCGCTGCTCAACGAACTGGATTTCTGGAGGAAGCAGGTCAGGTGGGTTTCCCGCAACTGCGGTGTCGTAAACCCGGAGTCGCTTGAAGAGTACGTAGCTAGCGGTGGATACAGGGGGCTGAGCAGGGCTCTGAAAATAGGGCCTGACGCGGTTATCGACGAGATCCAGAAGAGTGGTCTACGCGGTAGAGGCGGCGCAGGCTTCCCGACGGGGCTCAAGTGGAGGCTTACGAGGCAGCAGCCGGCGAAGCCCAAGTACGTTATCGCAAACGCTGACGAGGGGGACCCAGGAGCCTTTATGAACAGGCTCCTAGCGGAGTCTGACCCCTTCAGGATTGTTGAGGGGCTGACCATTGCGGGCTTCGCTATCGGCGCTGAAAGGGGTTTCATCTTCGTGAGGGCAGAAAAGCCCCTAATGGCGAGGAGGCTTCAAAAGGCTGTTGAAGAAGCGAGGAAGTGCGGTTTGCTGGGTGAAAACATACTTGGTTCAGGCTTCAGCTTCGACATAGAAGTCATTCTGAGCGCGGGAGCCTTTGTCTGCGGCGAGGAAACTGCGATGATAGCTGCCATAGAGGGGAAGAGAGCTTGGCCGCGGCAGAGACCACCCTACCCTGCCGAGAAGGGGCTCTGGGGGCAACCGACGGCTGTGAATAACGTAGAAACTTTGGCCCACGTTGCGACGATAATGGCCGAAGGAGTGGAAAAGTTCACCGCGTTGGGTACTGAGAGGAGCAAAGGCACGAAGATGTTCTGCGTAACCGGTTCGGTCAAGAGGGTTGGAGCATACGAAGTTCCGATAGGAACTAGCCTCAGGTACCTTGTGGAGGATCTCGCGGGAGGGCCTCCGGATGGGGTGAGAATCAAGGCTGTACAGATAGGAGGTCCCTCGGGAGGCTGTGTACCAGCTCAGTTGCTCGACCTGCCAGTCGACTATGAGACGCTGCAATCGGCGGGTGCCATTATGGGAAGCGGCGGTGTAGTGGTGATCGGGGATGACAGCTGCATGGTAGACGTTGCGAAGTTCTTCCTCACCTTTACTTCCGCTGAATCCTGCGGTAAGTGTATCCCATGTAGAGTGGGGTTGAGGGTCATGTGGGGTATTCTCGATAAGATAACCCGGGGCGAGGGAACCGAAGAGGACGTCACTACACTGCGGCAAGTAGCAGAGACGGTGAAATCAATGAGCCTGTGCGCGCTGGGTGGTACAGCCCCTAACCCTGTCCTTACAACGCTCCGATACTTCATGGACGAGTACATAGCGCACATTAAGGATAGGGTGTGCCCCGCCAAGGTCTGTTTAGCCCTAACTAGGTTCATCATCGATGAGGTGAAATGTATAGCTTGCGGGCAGTGCGCCGCGAACTGTCCTGCTAATGCGATTTCGAAGACTGACGGCGGCAAGTACCGGATAGACCAGGTGAAGTGTATAAGATGTGGTGTTTGCTTCACGGTCTGCCCCGTTAGGGCGGTTTTTAAAGCCTCCGGATCGGGGTGA
- a CDS encoding NAD(P)H-dependent oxidoreductase subunit E has translation MSEEGCSTTPQYEMFKGLHRAPYSLLEALRRVQAVYGYLPLEGIKMAADYVGVPLAQAYSVATFYHQYSLEPIGKYRILVCMGTACHLRGNGLNLEFLRTMLNLKPGQKTTQDRIFSVEEARCFGCCGLAPVVMILKPDGSNEIIGRATPRSLRAAVERYRKLARGGEG, from the coding sequence ATGAGTGAGGAGGGATGTTCCACGACGCCCCAATACGAAATGTTCAAGGGGCTGCATAGAGCGCCCTACAGCCTACTGGAAGCTCTGAGGAGGGTTCAGGCGGTTTACGGTTACCTGCCTCTCGAGGGAATAAAGATGGCGGCCGATTACGTGGGCGTGCCTCTCGCTCAGGCGTACAGTGTAGCGACTTTTTATCACCAGTACAGCCTCGAACCGATCGGGAAGTACAGAATACTGGTGTGCATGGGAACCGCTTGCCACTTAAGAGGGAATGGGCTCAATCTCGAGTTTCTAAGGACCATGCTGAACTTAAAGCCAGGTCAAAAAACTACGCAGGACAGAATCTTTTCAGTGGAAGAGGCGAGATGCTTCGGTTGCTGTGGTTTAGCACCGGTTGTCATGATACTGAAGCCTGATGGGAGCAACGAAATTATTGGAAGGGCTACGCCCCGTAGCCTTCGAGCGGCCGTAGAGCGTTACCGTAAGCTTGCGCGGGGTGGTGAAGGTTGA
- a CDS encoding translation initiation factor IF-5A — MSTKPVDAGSLKEGSFVVIDGEPCRVTEVERSKTGKHGSAKVRIVAIGIFDGVKRTLIVPADSKVETPIVRKFPGQVLASLGGDIVQVMSLEDYSTFEAPLPDDPDVRSKIEPGVEVEVWSIMGRYKIMRTLKR; from the coding sequence ATGTCGACGAAGCCCGTAGATGCTGGGTCCCTAAAGGAGGGCTCTTTCGTGGTAATAGATGGCGAACCCTGTAGGGTCACGGAAGTCGAGAGATCAAAGACTGGAAAACATGGGTCAGCTAAGGTCCGCATAGTCGCTATAGGGATATTTGATGGTGTGAAAAGGACCCTAATCGTCCCTGCAGACTCCAAAGTCGAAACTCCAATCGTGAGGAAATTCCCAGGGCAGGTTCTCGCGTCTCTCGGCGGTGACATAGTTCAGGTGATGAGCCTGGAAGACTACTCCACCTTTGAGGCTCCACTACCCGACGATCCTGACGTCAGATCAAAAATAGAGCCGGGAGTAGAAGTGGAGGTTTGGAGCATAATGGGACGCTACAAGATAATGCGTACGCTCAAACGCTAA
- a CDS encoding 2Fe-2S iron-sulfur cluster-binding protein, which produces MKVKIDGKIVDVEPGTTILEAAEKAGISIPKLCVVPGLYESSSCRLCVVKTPAGRFFPACNYRVYRDEEFIASSQDLWEMRRVNFELVLKFHRIECWQCERKSTCSLVELSKELMVEGIPVCSECPLPKDECLLRKGLLCLGMITQSGCNAECIVGGGECWGCRGPIARADVLGRAFERYAELGFDPQLVLSKAEIFWNSLEEFAIVKRVANEGGVK; this is translated from the coding sequence GTGAAGGTAAAGATTGATGGTAAAATAGTGGATGTCGAACCGGGTACAACAATACTGGAAGCCGCTGAAAAAGCGGGGATCAGCATACCCAAGCTCTGCGTAGTACCCGGCTTGTACGAATCGTCGAGCTGCCGGCTCTGCGTTGTTAAAACCCCTGCGGGCCGCTTCTTCCCTGCCTGTAACTACCGGGTTTACAGGGACGAGGAGTTCATTGCCTCATCACAGGATCTCTGGGAAATGAGACGAGTAAACTTCGAGCTGGTCTTGAAGTTCCACAGGATCGAGTGCTGGCAGTGCGAGAGGAAGAGCACTTGCTCACTGGTGGAATTATCTAAGGAGCTCATGGTAGAAGGCATACCCGTGTGCTCTGAGTGCCCGCTGCCGAAAGATGAGTGCCTACTTCGTAAAGGCTTGTTGTGCTTAGGGATGATTACCCAATCGGGTTGCAACGCAGAATGCATAGTCGGTGGCGGCGAATGTTGGGGTTGCAGGGGGCCGATAGCGAGAGCCGACGTCCTGGGGCGAGCTTTCGAGAGGTACGCTGAGCTGGGTTTCGACCCTCAGTTGGTTCTAAGTAAGGCGGAGATCTTCTGGAACTCGCTGGAGGAGTTCGCGATCGTTAAGAGAGTTGCCAACGAAGGTGGGGTGAAATGA